One genomic window of Elaeis guineensis isolate ETL-2024a chromosome 2, EG11, whole genome shotgun sequence includes the following:
- the LOC105055403 gene encoding beta-hexosaminidase 2 — protein MAKISLLLSLPILSSFLLFFPLSSSQTLPINVWPKPTTISWPIPRATPLSPSFKILSPYTNHHLQSAVARYTRLLLSEHYYPIVPPAVNLSSSPPLHSLALSISDLSSPLQHGVDESYSLSISSSTGLANLTAVTVWGAMRGLETFSQLSWGDPPVIAADVYIDDQPIFPYRGLLVDTSRNYYPVEDIMRTIEAMGANKLNVFHWHITDSHSFPILLPSEPELALKGSYGPGMRYTPEDVKAIVEFGMSHGVRVLPEIDTPGHTGSWAGAYPEIVTCANMFWLPKGLAHWAERLASEPGTGQLNPLEPKTYQVVHNVIHDIASLFPEPFYHAGGDEIVPGCWKADTAIQAFLANGGTLSQVLELFVNSTHPYIVSLNRTAVYWEDVLLDPLVKVDPSRIPRETTILQTWNNGPNNTKLLVAAGYRTIVSSSDFYYLDCGHGDFVGNDSSYDQIGSDKDSDGGSWCGPFKTWQRVYDYDITYGLSEEEAKLVLGGEVAMWSEQADPTVLDARIWPRASAMAEALWSGNRDQSGKKRYAEATDRLNDWRYRMVGRGIRAEPIQPLWCRTHPGMCNVVQ, from the exons ATGGCCAaaatctccctcctcctctctcttcccaTCCTCTCATCATTCCTTCTCttcttcccactctcttcttccCAAACTCTCCCCATAAATGTGTGGCCCAAACCCACCACCATCTCCTGGCCAATCCCCAGAGCCACCCCTCTCTCCCCCTCCTTCAAAATCCTCTCCCCTTATACCAATCACCACCTCCAGTCCGCCGTCGCCCGCTACACCCGCCTCCTCCTCTCCGAGCACTACTACCCCATCGTTCCCCCCGCCGTGAACCTCTCCTCATCCCCACCATTACACTCCTTGGCTCTCTCCATCTCCGACCTCTCCTCCCCTCTCCAGCATGGCGTCGACGAGTCCTACTCCCTTTCCATTTCATCCTCCACCGGCCTCGCCAACTTGACTGCCGTCACCGTCTGGGGCGCCATGCGAGGCCTCGAGACCTTCTCCCAGTTATCGTGGGGTGATCCTCCGGTGATTGCCGCCGATGTCTACATCGACGACCAGCCCATCTTCCCCTACCGCGGGCTGTTGGTCGACACGTCTAGGAACTACTACCCGGTGGAGGACATCATGAGGACAATTGAAGCCATGGGGGCCAACAAGCTGAATGTGTTTCACTGGCACATCACAGACTCCCACTCCTTTCCTATTCTCCTGCCATCGGAGCCCGAGCTCGCCCTGAAGGGGTCTTACGGACCTGGCATGAGGTACACTCCGGAGGACGTGAAGGCAATCGTGGAGTTTGGCATGAGCCATGGCGTGAGGGTGCTGCCGGAGATTGATACCCCTG GCCACACAGGATCATGGGCTGGAGCATATCCTGAGATTGTAACGTGTGCAAACATGTTTTGGCTGCCGAAAGGGTTAGCTCACTGGGCCGAACGTCTGGCCTCAGAGCCAGGAACAGGTCAGCTCAACCCCCTCGAGCCCAAAACCTACCAAGTTGTTCACAATGTCATCCATGACATTGCCTCCCTCTTTCCTGAACCCTTCTATCATGCCGGTGGTGATGAGATCGTACCGGGCTGTTGGAAGGCTGATACAGCAATCCAGGCTTTCTTAGCTAATGGAGGAACACTTAGCCAAGTTCTCGAGCTTTTTGTCAACTCAACACACCCTTACATTGTGTCCCTTAATCGCACCGCTGTCTATTGGGAAGATGTTCTATTGGATCCATTGGTGAAAGTGGACCCATCAAGGATCCCCCGAGAGACCACCATTCTCCAGACTTGGAACAATGGCCCTAATAATACTAAACTCCTAGTCGCCGCAGGATATCGAACAATCGTGTCCTCGTCGGATTTTTACTACTTAGATTGTGGACATGGAGATTTCGTCGGCAATGATAGTTCATATGATCAAATTGGTAGTGACAAAGACAGTGATGGGGGATCTTGGTGTGGACCTTTTAAAACCTGGCAAAGGGTGTATGACTATGACATAACATATGGGCTTAGTGAAGAGGAGGCCAAGCTAGTTTTAGGTGGAGAGGTGGCAATGTGGTCCGAGCAGGCGGACCCAACAGTTTTGGATGCCAGGATATGGCCCAGGGCATCGGCAATGGCAGAGGCATTGTGGTCTGGAAATCGAGACCAAAGCGGGAAGAAAAGGTATGCAGAGGCAACTGATCGATTGAATGATTGGCGTTATCGGATGGTTGGTAGGGGAATCAGGGCAGAGCCCATTCAACCCTTATGGTGCCGAACACATCCTGGAATGTGTAATGTGGTTCAATAG
- the LOC105054764 gene encoding ethylene-responsive transcription factor ERN1: MELQFQQQRHQQHRVPISKPTKFKGRTKSSSTKFVGVRQRPSGRWVAEIKDTTQKIRMWLGTFETAEEAARAYDEAACLLRGSNTRTNFITHVSTDSPIASRIRKLLDHKKLSKIGSQPQHTTSNSQSYCASTPATSLSTSTSSSTITTESSGSTSTAALVHDKKQDIPITNEVYRPCFSNGAEELEWRSSPSDNNSWLFESGFDRWFDGFELPDASSELSEFDRMKVERQISASLYAMNGVQEYLETVRDPSDSLWDLPSICHLSCRTW; this comes from the coding sequence ATGGAGCTCCAATTCCAGCAACAAAGGCACCAGCAGCACCGAGTCCCAATCTCCAAGCCTACCAAGTTCAAAGGGAGGACCAAGAGCAGCAGCACCAAATTTGTTGGTGTGAGGCAAAGGCCATCAGGTAGATGGGTAGCAGAGATCAAGGATACCACACAAAAGATTAGGATGTGGCTTGGTACCTTCGAGACCGCCGAGGAGGCAGCCCGAGCGTACGATGAGGCCGCCTGTCTCCTCCGAGGATCCAACACCCGCACCAACTTCATCACCCATGTCTCCACGGACTCCCCGATAGCATCGAGGATTCGCAAACTCCTCGATCACAAGAAGCTCAGCAAAATTGGATCTCAACCTCAACATACAACCAGCAATTCTCAAAGCTATTGCGCCTCTACTCCTGCCACTAGTCTTAGTACTAGCACTAGTTCAAGCACTATCACAACTGAAAGCAGCGGTAGTACTAGTACTGCTGCTCTTGTTCATGATAAGAAACAAGACATACCAATAACTAATGAAGTCTACAGACCATGTTTCAGCAATGGTGCAGAAGAACTCGAATGGAGGTCTTCACCATCAGATAATAATTCATGGTTATTTGAATCTGGATTCGACCGTTGGTTTGATGGATTTGAATTGCCTGATGCAAGTTCAGAGCTGTCAGAGTTTGATAGAATGAAGGTGGAAAGGCAGATATCGGCGTCGCTCTATGCGATGAATGGAGTTCAGGAGTACTTGGAGACAGTGCGTGATCCCTCTGATTCTTTATGGGACCTTCCCTCTATATGTCACTTGTCCTGCAGGACTTGGTAG
- the LOC105054748 gene encoding uncharacterized protein, whose translation MEQQQQQQLAAILGADPNPFEALISQLMSSANDQRSQAEALFNLCRDLHPDALAAKLATLLHSSAHLEIRAMSAILLRKLLTRESSSGDASSPSYLWPRLSPTSQASLKSLLLASVQHEDTKSIAKKLCDTVSELAAGLLPDDAWPELLPFMFQSVTSDNPRLQESALLIFSQLAQYIGDTLLPHLPTLHSVLLSSLSHPTSADVRIAALSAAINLVQCLPSAADRDRFGDLLPAMMRTLTESLNSGQEATAQEALELLIELAGTEPRFLRRQLPDVVSAMLQIAEADQLEEGTRHLAVEFVITLAEARERAPGMMRRLPQFIGRLFAVLMKMLLDIEDEPAWHGAEAEDEDAGETSNYSVAQECLDRLSIAVGGNTIVPVASELLPAYLSAPEWQKHHAALITLAQIAEGCSKVMIKNLEQVVNMVLNSFQDPHPRVRWAAINAIGQLSTDLGPDLQVQYHQRVLPALASVMDDFQNPRVQAHAASAVLNFSENCTPDILTPYLDGIVSKLLVLLQNGKQMVQEGALTALASVADSSQEQFQKYYDAVMPYLKAIFMNATDKSKRMLRAKSMECISLVGMAVGKEKFREDAKQVMEVLMTLQGSQMEADDPITSYMLQAWARLCKCLGQDFLPYMNIVMPPLLQSAQLKPDVTITSADSDEEIDDSDDDSIETITLGDKRIGIRTSVLEEKATACNMLCCYADELKEGFYPWIDQVAPTLVPLLKFYFHEEVRKAAVAAMPELLRSAKLAVEKGLAQGRDESYVKQLSDYIIPSLIEALHKEPETEICASMLDSLNECVQLSGPLLAEGQVRSIVDEIKHVITASTTRKRERAERTKAEDFDAEEGELLKEENEQEEEVFDQVGECLGTLIKTFKASFLPFFDELAMYITPMLGKDKTAEERRIAICIFDDVAEQCREAALRYYDTYLPFLLEACNDENVDVRQAAVYGVGVCAEFGGSVFRPLVGEALSRLNNVIKHPDALHSDNVMAYDNAVSALGKICQFHRDSIDAAQVVPAWLSCLPIKGDLIEAKVVHDQLCSMVERSDRELLGPNNQYLPKIISVFAEVLCAGKDLATEQTAGRMINLLRQLQQTLPPSVLASTWSSLQPQQQLALQSVLSS comes from the exons AtggagcagcagcagcagcagcagctggcGGCGATCCTCGGCGCCGACCCGAACCCTTTCGAGGCCCTCATCTCCCAGCTGATGTCCTCCGCCAACGACCAGCGATCGCAGGCCGAAGCCCTCTTCAACCTATGCCGCGACCTCCACCCGGACGCCCTCGCCGCCAAGCTCGCCACCCTCCTCCACTCCTCCGCCCACCTCGAGATCCGCGCTATGTCCGCCATCCTCCTCCGCAAGCTCCTCACCCGCGAGTCATCCTCCGGCGACGCCTCGTCGCCGTCCTACCTCTGGCCCCGCCTCTCCCCGACGTCGCAGGCCTCCCTGAAGTCCCTCCTCCTCGCTTCCGTCCAGCACGAGGACACGAAGTCCATCGCCAAGAAGCTCTGCGACACCGTCTCCGAGCTCGCCGCTGGCCTCCTCCCCGACGACGCCTGGCCGGAGCTCCTCCCCTTCATGTTCCAGTCCGTCACCTCCGACAACCCCCGCCTCCAAGAATCTGCCCTCCTTATCTTCTCCCAGCTCGCCCAGTACATTGGTGACACCCTCCTCCCCCACCTCCCCACTCTCCACTCCGTCCTGCTCTCCTCCCTCTCCCACCCCACCTCCGCCGACGTCCGCATCGCGGCCCTCAGCGCCGCCATCAATCTCGTCCAATGCCTCCCCTCCGCCGCCGATCGTGACCGCTTCGGCGACCTCCTTCCCGCCATGATGCGCACCCTCACCGAGTCCCTCAACTCCGGCCAGGAGGCCACCGCTCAGGAGGCCCTCGAGCTCCTCATTGAACTCGCCGGCACCGAGCCACGCTTCCTGCGCCGCCAGCTCCCGGATGTCGTCAGCGCCATGCTCCAGATCGCCGAGGCCGATCAACTCGAGGAGGGAACCCGTCACCTGGCTGTTGAGTTCGTGATCACGCTCGCGGAGGCACGGGAGCGTGCCCCTGGGATGATGCGCCGTCTCCCCCAGTTTATCGGGCGGCTGTTTGCTGTGCTGATGAAGATGCTGCTGGACATCGAGGATGAGCCCGCTTGGCACGGTGCAGAGGCCGAGGATGAAGATGCTGGGGAGACGAGCAACTACAGCGTCGCCCAGGAGTGCCTCGACCGGTTGTCAATAGCCGTCGGAGGGAATACCATTGTTCCAGTCGCATCTGAGCTGCTCCCGGCGTACCTGTCGGCCCCTGAGTGGCAGAAGCACCACGCTGCCCTCATCACTCTTGCCCAGATTGCTGAAGGTTGCTCCAAG GTGATGATTAAGAACCTGGAGCAAGTGGTGAATATGGTCCTTAATTCATTCCAAGATCCCCATCCCCGCGTGCGCTGGGCGGCTATAAATGCTATCGGGCAGTTGTCTACGGATCTGGGGCCAGATTTGCAAGTCCAGTATCATCAGAGGGTGCTGCCTGCATTGGCATCAGTGATGGATGACTTCCAGAATCCCCGTGTTCAG GCGCATGCTGCTTCAGCAGTCTTGAATTTCAGCGAAAACTGCACACCAGACATCCTGACACCTTACTTAGATGGAATTGTTAGCAAGTTACTTGTACTCTTACAG AATGGGAAGCAGATGGTGCAAGAGGGAGCTTTGACAGCTTTAGCATCTGTTGCAGATTCATCACAG GAACAATTCCAAAAGTACTATGATGCTGTCATGCCATATCTCAAAGCTATTTTCATGAATGCAACTGACAAGTCCAAACGTATGCTTCGTGCCAAGTCTATGGAGTGCATAAGTTTGGTTGGAATGGCTGTGGGCAAGGAGAAATTTAGGGAGGATGCTAAACAG GTAATGGAAGTGCTGATGACGTTGCAAGGATCTCAGATGGAGGCAGATGATCCAATAACAAGTTACATGTTACAG GCATGGGCCAGACTATGCAAGTGCTTGGGACAGGATTTTCTGCCATACATGAATATTGTAATGCCTCCATTGCTTCAGTCTGCTCAGCTGAAACCAGATGTAACCATTACCTCTGCAGATTCAGATGAGGAGATAGACGACTCAGACGATGATAG CATCGAAACCATCACTCTTGGTGATAAAAGGATTGGTATTCGGACTAGTGTCCTGGAAGAGAAAGCCACAGCTTGTAACATGCTCTGCTGTTATGCTGATGAGCTCAAGGAGGGCTTCTATCCATGGATTGATCAG GTTGCTCCTACTTTAGTACctcttctcaaattttatttccatGAAGAAGTCAGGAAGGCCGCTGTTgctg CTATGCCAGAACTACTTCGTTCAGCAAAGTTAGCTGTGGAGAAAGGGTTGGCTCAGGGTCGTGATGAATCGTATGTTAAGCAATTGTCTGACTATATAATTCCTTCTCTCATTGAGGCCTTGCATAAG GAGCCTGAAACAGAAATTTGTGCAAGCATGTTGGATTCGTTGAATGAATGTGTACAG CTCTCTGGACCACTTCTTGCTGAAGGCCAGGTGAGAAGTATAGTGGATGAGATCAAGCATGTGATTACAGCAAGCACAACTAGGAAAAGAGAAAGGGCAGAGAGGACAAAGGCAGAGGACTTCGATGCTGAGGAAGGAGAATTGCTTAAAGAAGAAAATGAACAGGAAGAAGAAGTCTTTGATCAG GTTGGTGAATGCTTGGGCACTTTGATCAAAACATTCAAGGCCTCTTTTCTGCCATTCTTTGATGAACTTGCTATGTATATAACACCAATGTTG GGAAAGGATAAAACAGCTGAGGAGAGAAGGATTGCCATTTGCATTTTTGATGATGTTGCAGAACAATGCCGAGAAGCCGCTCTGAG ATATTATGATACTTATCTTCCTTTCCTATTAGAAGCATGCAATGATGAGAATGTGGATGTTAGACAG GCTGCTGTTTATGGAGTTGGTGTTTGTGCTGAATTTGGTGGTTCTGTGTTCCGACCTCTTGTTGGAG AGGCTCTCTCGAGGCTAAATAATGTAATTAAACATCCTGATGCACTGCATTCAGACAATGTAATGGCATATGACAATGCTGTTTCAGCTCTTGGAAAAATATGTCAGTTCCACAGGGATAGTATTGATGCAGCTCAG GTTGTTCCAGCTTGGCTCAGTTGCTTGCcgataaaaggtgatttgattgaGGCCAAAGTTGTACATGATCAGCTTTGTTCAATGGTTGAAAG GTCGGATAGGGAACTTTTGGGTCCTAACAATCAGTATCTTCCCAAAATCATTTCCGTGTTTGCTGAG GTCTTATGTGCAGGCAAGGATCTTGCCACAGAACAAACTGCTGGCAGGATGATTAATCTTCTGAGGCAGCTCCAACAAACGCTGCCACCATCTGTCCTTGCCTCAACCTGGTCTTCCTTACAGCCTCAGCAGCAGCTTGCACTGCAGTCAGTCTTGTCATCATAG